In one window of Cellulophaga sp. HaHa_2_95 DNA:
- a CDS encoding imm11 family protein gives MKERTMNDRFTIWRFKDVENAYVPKKLLNMEHMLRLLMGVSLADDMPSNLQFTADPDYPNDTLMLDSFGNTQSVIPISAKLKVFLETKNIANLEFIPVAMLDHKGKVMAQYFLLHSTELIDAINKEKTELEVDDLNTEMYDTVENLSLLDECVPSAIQIFKVKGLYDVTCISKALAEEIDDQGFTGIAWKEIATYSC, from the coding sequence ATGAAAGAACGTACAATGAATGACCGATTTACCATCTGGAGATTTAAAGATGTTGAAAATGCCTATGTTCCTAAAAAGCTATTGAATATGGAACACATGCTTCGGCTACTGATGGGTGTTTCTCTTGCGGATGATATGCCAAGTAATCTTCAGTTTACTGCTGACCCTGATTACCCAAATGATACACTTATGTTAGATAGTTTTGGTAATACTCAAAGTGTTATTCCCATATCAGCAAAACTGAAAGTCTTCCTTGAAACTAAAAATATAGCCAATTTGGAATTTATACCTGTAGCTATGTTAGACCATAAAGGAAAAGTGATGGCACAGTATTTCTTATTACATTCCACGGAGCTTATTGATGCCATAAATAAAGAAAAGACAGAATTGGAAGTTGATGATTTGAATACCGAAATGTATGATACCGTTGAAAACCTAAGCTTGCTAGATGAATGTGTCCCGTCTGCTATTCAAATCTTTAAAGTAAAAGGATTATACGATGTTACATGTATAAGTAAAGCATTAGCTGAAGAGATTGACGATCAAGGATTTACAGGCATTGCTTGGAAAGAGATCGCTACCTATAGTTGTTAG
- a CDS encoding APC family permease, whose translation MNKKIGLKAAISIGIGGMVGGGIFAVLGLAVSLAKGGTPIAFLFAGILALLTSYSYVKLSKKYPDRGGTVKFINQGFGKTIFSGGINNLLWISYIIMLSLYASAFGSYAPNLLELTHSKTMDSHIYASAIIIVATAINYYSIAVVGKIESYAVIIKLVILISFIFIGAYGLIGNPNIAQLAITQWEAPIKLFAGGMVIFVAYEGFELIANAAPDIINPEKNIPKAYYYSVIFVIVLYIIIAFVTIGSLPFSKIATAQDYVLAEAAKPMMGNIGFSIITVAALISTFSAINASLYGGSKVNYEIAEDDELPHHFLAKLWNQPIGLMITAVATLILVNVLQLESISTAGSVGFLLIFGVVNLVGYRLSKETAGTKFIPLVGFVLCMVATIILIHQQYTSNTMGVIISIALILFCFVMEWIYKKSEMK comes from the coding sequence ATGAATAAAAAAATAGGCTTGAAAGCAGCTATTTCTATTGGAATTGGAGGAATGGTAGGAGGTGGAATTTTTGCCGTACTCGGCCTTGCAGTCTCCCTCGCTAAAGGAGGCACACCAATAGCATTTTTATTTGCAGGTATATTAGCTTTGCTGACATCGTACAGTTATGTTAAACTATCAAAAAAGTATCCTGATAGAGGTGGCACGGTTAAATTTATCAACCAAGGTTTCGGAAAAACAATCTTTAGCGGCGGTATTAATAACCTGTTATGGATCAGCTATATTATTATGCTTTCACTCTACGCTTCTGCATTTGGATCTTATGCGCCAAATTTATTGGAATTAACGCATAGCAAAACAATGGATTCCCATATTTATGCAAGTGCAATAATCATTGTAGCGACAGCCATTAATTACTATAGTATCGCGGTCGTAGGCAAAATAGAGTCTTATGCGGTGATCATCAAATTAGTAATCCTAATTTCCTTTATTTTTATTGGTGCGTACGGTTTAATTGGCAACCCAAATATTGCGCAATTAGCAATTACCCAATGGGAGGCCCCCATTAAATTATTTGCTGGCGGAATGGTCATTTTTGTAGCTTATGAAGGCTTTGAACTTATTGCAAATGCCGCTCCTGATATAATTAATCCTGAAAAAAATATACCCAAAGCCTATTACTATTCCGTAATCTTCGTGATTGTCTTGTATATCATTATAGCTTTTGTAACTATAGGCTCGCTGCCATTTTCAAAAATTGCAACAGCGCAAGATTATGTTTTGGCAGAAGCCGCTAAACCCATGATGGGGAACATTGGCTTTTCTATCATTACAGTGGCTGCATTAATTTCAACATTTTCTGCGATCAATGCATCACTTTACGGAGGAAGCAAGGTCAATTATGAAATAGCAGAGGATGATGAATTACCACATCACTTTTTAGCAAAGCTTTGGAACCAACCCATTGGTTTAATGATTACCGCGGTTGCCACTTTAATTCTAGTAAATGTTCTTCAACTAGAAAGTATCTCTACTGCTGGTAGCGTTGGCTTTTTACTCATTTTCGGGGTAGTTAATCTTGTCGGATATCGATTATCTAAAGAAACAGCCGGTACTAAGTTTATTCCATTGGTAGGGTTTGTTTTATGTATGGTGGCAACCATCATTTTAATACACCAACAATATACCTCAAATACTATGGGAGTGATTATTTCCATAGCCCTAATTTTGTTTTGTTTTGTTATGGAATGGATTTATAAAAAATCAGAAATGAAATAG
- a CDS encoding polysaccharide lyase family 7 protein: protein MNTKNKTTIFTFLALSIFLILTSCLDTNKKTTTVTVDSISEKEVQKTVYASDVIPFFDHWKLILGDGSNAGFATNFENKNFFYTTNDGESNWVVYKAPNAGDTHGTSNNTRTELAQAKKWYPKTANDKLTATLKVMNVSATGDARVAASHAVVVGQIHSADGHENEPLKIFYKKFPGHTKGSVFWHYEINTAGDDNSGRWDYSTAVWGNDFSVLGPEENTYPEEPKGGIALGEEFSYEIEVKDGIMNLKFTSEGHETKTYSKNLIESEYTTTAAIPEQTQKLFVPIGQDGVERKNGYTGEGLFFKLGTYNQTNGKSPDVNKNWCSGAETHGGDIQKQYEDGNYAEVWFKTAEISVSDQAVSNEGYFAKND from the coding sequence ATGAACACTAAAAATAAAACAACAATATTTACTTTTTTAGCTCTAAGTATATTCCTAATACTAACTAGTTGTTTAGATACGAATAAAAAAACAACTACTGTAACGGTAGACAGTATAAGCGAAAAAGAAGTTCAAAAAACCGTTTATGCAAGTGACGTTATTCCGTTTTTTGACCATTGGAAATTAATTTTAGGTGATGGTTCTAATGCAGGGTTTGCTACTAATTTTGAAAACAAAAATTTCTTTTATACTACCAATGATGGTGAGAGCAATTGGGTAGTTTACAAAGCACCAAATGCAGGCGATACACATGGAACTTCAAACAATACAAGAACCGAATTGGCTCAAGCAAAAAAATGGTATCCAAAAACTGCAAATGATAAACTGACAGCAACGCTTAAAGTCATGAACGTTTCTGCCACTGGTGACGCGAGAGTTGCAGCTTCTCATGCGGTAGTGGTGGGTCAAATTCATAGCGCTGATGGCCATGAGAATGAACCTCTAAAAATATTTTACAAGAAATTCCCTGGACATACCAAAGGTTCTGTTTTTTGGCATTATGAAATCAATACTGCCGGAGATGACAATTCTGGAAGATGGGATTACTCTACCGCCGTTTGGGGTAATGATTTTTCTGTACTGGGTCCCGAAGAAAACACCTATCCTGAAGAACCAAAAGGAGGAATTGCTTTAGGAGAAGAATTTAGCTATGAGATAGAAGTTAAGGATGGTATTATGAACTTAAAATTTACAAGTGAAGGACATGAGACTAAAACATATTCCAAAAACTTAATCGAATCAGAATACACAACAACAGCAGCCATTCCTGAGCAAACTCAAAAATTGTTTGTGCCAATTGGTCAAGACGGAGTGGAGCGTAAAAATGGATATACCGGGGAAGGGTTATTTTTTAAACTAGGAACTTACAATCAAACGAATGGAAAATCTCCTGACGTTAATAAAAATTGGTGTTCTGGTGCTGAAACTCATGGTGGTGATATTCAAAAACAATATGAAGATGGAAATTATGCGGAAGTTTGGTTTAAAACGGCAGAGATCTCTGTAAGTGATCAAGCTGTATCTAATGAAGGTTATTTTGCTAAAAATGATTAA